One Periophthalmus magnuspinnatus isolate fPerMag1 chromosome 15, fPerMag1.2.pri, whole genome shotgun sequence genomic window carries:
- the asrgl1 gene encoding isoaspartyl peptidase/L-asparaginase, whose product MRPIVVVHGGAGHIPSERAHGSMGGVCAAVKAGYSLLTAGGSSVDAVVEAVVNMEDNPHFNAGCGSVLTAGGQVEMDALVMDGRDLSSGAVSAVSNITNPVKLARLVMEKTSHVCLTAGGAAVFARQMGIQEVSTESLITEYSRARWKRNQEPGANPVECQMGKMGTVGAVAVDSEGNVACATSTGGILNKMEGRVGDTPCIGSGGYADNSVGAVSTTGHGEAILKVVLARHILFHMEQGRSVEEASDLGLSHMRSRVKGLGGVVTVDAKGEWSARFSSNQMAWAAACDQTLHWGLYKGEHFTEAIVQTL is encoded by the exons atgCGTCCCATCGTGGTGGTCCATGGGGGAGCGGGGCACATCCCTTCTGAGCGCGCTCATGGCTCAATGGGTGGAGTCTGTGCCGCAGTGAAGGCGGGCTACAGCCTCCTGACAGCAGGAGGCAGCAGTGTGGATGCAGTAGTGGAGGCAGTGGTCAACATGGAGGACAACCCACACTTCAACGCCG GTTGCGGTTCAGTGCTCACGGCTGGAGGTCAGGTGGAGATGGACGCTTTGGTGATGGATGGGAGGGACCTCTCGTCTGGAGCTGTGTCTGCGGTCTCAAACATCACTAACCCTGTGAAGCTAGCACGCCTGGTCATGGAAAAG acAAGCCATGTGTGtctgacagcagggggcgctgctgTGTTTGCACGGCAGAtgggaatacaggaagtgtccACTGAGTCCCTGATCACAGAGTACAGCCGCGCCAGGTGGAAGAGGAACCAGGAGCCCGGAGCCAACCCGGTGGAGTGCCAAAT GGGAAAGATGGGCACAGTTGGGGCAGTGGCGGTAGACTCAGAGGGAAACGTTGCTTGTGCCACTTCCACTGGAGGAATCCTGAACAAGATGGAGGGTCGAGTGGGAGACACGCCATGTATTG GTAGTGGAGGTTATGCAGATAACTCAGTGGGAGCAGTTTCCACCACAGGGCACGGAGAGGCCATCTTGAAAGTGGTCCTGGCCCGACACATTCTCTTCCACATGGAACAAG GTAGGTCTGTGGAGGAGGCGAGCGACCTGGGCCTGTCTCACATGAGGAGTCGGGTCAAGGGTCTGGGAGGGGTCGTCACTGTGGATGCCAAAGGAGAGTGGTCAGCTCGCTTCTCGTCCAATCAGATGGCCTGGGCCGCAGCATGTGACCAGACCCTGCACTGGGGGTTATATAAAGGAGAGCACTTTACCGAGGCGATAGTGCAAACGCTATGa